Proteins found in one Pseudorasbora parva isolate DD20220531a chromosome 11, ASM2467924v1, whole genome shotgun sequence genomic segment:
- the zdhhc2 gene encoding palmitoyltransferase ZDHHC2, whose protein sequence is MAPSGSRSDDCWRVLYWIPVLFISLIVAWSYYAYVVQLCIETVENMGEKIVYLLAYHMLFIMFVWSYWQTIFTKPMNPLKEFHLSHPDKELLEREDRRESQQEILRRIAKDLPIYTRTMSGAIRYCDRCLLLKPDRCHHCSACDMCILKMDHHCPWVNNCVGFANYKFFMLFLAYSLLYCLFVTATDLRYFIEFWTNGLPDTQAKFHIMFLFFAASTFSVSLAFLFAYHCWLVCKNRSTLEAFRAPAFQHGPDKNGFSLGTNKNFLQVFGEEKKYWLLPVFSSLGDGCSFPTCLVNPDPEQPSLPSGRNPSIKSAGESHQFPPKPLRDSQSRLLNNGQSEGSEDRDKRGTSNPGLTIEKET, encoded by the exons ATGGCGCCGTCGGGCTCGCGCAGCGATGACTGCTGGAGAGTTTTATACTGGATCCCTGTGCTGTTCATCAGTCTGATCGTGGCATGGTCCTACTACGCTTATGTAGTGCAGCTCTGCATAG AAACTGTTGAAAACATGGGAGAGAAAA TAGTTTACCTCCTGGCATATCATATGCTTTTCATCATGTTCGTGTGGTCATACTGGCAAACCATCTTCACAAAACCCATGAACCCTCTCAAAGAG TTCCACCTGTCACACCCTGACAAAGAACTATTAGAGCGTGAAGATCGGAGAGAATCTCAACAGGAGATCTTGAGGAGAATTGCCAAGGATTTGCCCATTTACACACGCACAATGTCAGGAG CTATCCGTTACTGTGATCGCTGTCTGCTGCTGAAGCCTGATCGATGCCATCATTGCTCTGCCTGTGATAT GTGCATTTTAAAGATGGATCACCATTGTCCGTG GGTGAACAATTGCGTGGGCTTCGCCAACTACAAGTTTTTCATGCTCTTCCTAGCATATTCATTGTTGTATTGCCTCTTTGTCACTGCCACAGACTTGCGGTATTTCATTGAGTTCTGGAct AATGGTCTGCCTGATACCCAAGCCAAGTTTCACATCATGTTCCTGTTTTTCGCTGCCTCCACCTTCTCAGTGAGCCTAGCGTTTCTGTTTGCTTATCACTGCTGGCTTGTCTGCAAGAACAGGTCCACGTTGG AGGCTTTCAGAGCTCCTGCGTTCCAGCATGGACCAGACAAGAATGGCTTCAGTTTAGGAACAAACAAGAACTTTCTGCAAGTGTTTGGAGAAGAAAAGAAATATTGGCTACTGCCAGTTTTTTCAAG TCTGGGCGACGGCTGCTCATTCCCCACATGTCTAGTGAACCCAGACCCCGAACAACCCTCCTTGCCCTCTGGACGCAACCCTTCAATCAAAAG TGCTGGAGAATCCCATCAGTTTCCACCTAAACCTCTGAGAGATTCTCAAAGCCGACTGCTGAACAACGGACAGTCGGAGGGAAGTGAAGACAGAGACAAGCGAG GAACAAGCAACCCAGGCTTGACTATTGAGAAGGAAACTTAG
- the cnot7 gene encoding CCR4-NOT transcription complex subunit 7 isoform X1: protein MPAATVDHSQRICEVWASNLDEEMKRIRQVTRKFSYVAMDTEFPGVVARPIGEFRSNADYQYQLLRCNVDLLKIIQLGLTFMNEKGEYPPGTSTWQFNFKFNLTEDMYAQDSIELLTSSGIQFKKHEDEGIETLYFAELLMTSGVVLCEGVKWLSFHSGYDFGYLIKILSNSKLPEEEVDFFEILRLFFPIIYDVKYLMKSCKNLKGGLQEVAEQLELERIGPQHQAGSDSLLTGMAFFKMREMFFEDHIDDAKYCGHLYGLGSGSSYVQNGTGNAYEEEANKQQS from the exons ATGCCCGCAGCCACTGTGGATCATAGCCAAAGAATATGTGAGGTTTGGGCCAGCAACCTGGATGAGGAGATGAAGAGGATCCGACAGGTTACTCGAAAATTCAGCTATGTTGCAATG GACACAGAGTTTCCAGGTGTTGTTGCAAGACCAATCGGAGAATTTAGAAGCAATGCAGATTACCAGTATCAGCTGCTGCGCTGTAATGTTGACTTGTTGAAGATCATCCAGCTTGGCCTTACATTTATGAACGAGAAGGGCGAATACCCACCAGGAACGTCAACATGGCAGTTCAACTTCAAATTTAACCTCAC GGAAGACATGTATGCACAGGATTCCATTGAGCTGCTCACTTCGTCAGGTATCCAGTTTAAGAAGCATGAGGACGAGGGTATTGAGACACTATACTTTGCTGAGCTGCTTATGACCTCAGGTGTGGTGCTTTGTGAGGGGGTCAAGTGGCTCTCATTCCATAG TGGCTATGACTTTGGGTACCTGATAAAAATTTTGTCCAACTCAAAATTGCCAGAGGAAGAGGTTGACTTCTTCGAGATTCTTCGTTTATTTTTCCCCATCATTTATGATGTGAAATACCTCATGAAGAGCTGTAAGAACTTGAAG GGCGGTCTGCAGGAGGTGGCAGAGCAGCTCGAGCTGGAGAGAATTGGACCTCAGCATCAGGCAGGGTCTGACTCACTCCTCACCGGAATGGCTTTCTTCAAGATGAGAGAG ATGTTTTTTGAGGATCACATCGACGATGCCAAGTATTGTGGTCACTTGTATGGACTAGGTTCAGGCTCGTCCTATGTCCAGAACGGCACCGGAAATGCCTACGAGGAGGAGGCAAACAAGCAGCAGTCATGA
- the cnot7 gene encoding CCR4-NOT transcription complex subunit 7 isoform X3, with protein MKAGHTVFCREDMYAQDSIELLTSSGIQFKKHEDEGIETLYFAELLMTSGVVLCEGVKWLSFHSGYDFGYLIKILSNSKLPEEEVDFFEILRLFFPIIYDVKYLMKSCKNLKGGLQEVAEQLELERIGPQHQAGSDSLLTGMAFFKMREMFFEDHIDDAKYCGHLYGLGSGSSYVQNGTGNAYEEEANKQQS; from the exons ATGAAAGCTGGACATACTGTCTTTTGCAGGGAAGACATGTATGCACAGGATTCCATTGAGCTGCTCACTTCGTCAGGTATCCAGTTTAAGAAGCATGAGGACGAGGGTATTGAGACACTATACTTTGCTGAGCTGCTTATGACCTCAGGTGTGGTGCTTTGTGAGGGGGTCAAGTGGCTCTCATTCCATAG TGGCTATGACTTTGGGTACCTGATAAAAATTTTGTCCAACTCAAAATTGCCAGAGGAAGAGGTTGACTTCTTCGAGATTCTTCGTTTATTTTTCCCCATCATTTATGATGTGAAATACCTCATGAAGAGCTGTAAGAACTTGAAG GGCGGTCTGCAGGAGGTGGCAGAGCAGCTCGAGCTGGAGAGAATTGGACCTCAGCATCAGGCAGGGTCTGACTCACTCCTCACCGGAATGGCTTTCTTCAAGATGAGAGAG ATGTTTTTTGAGGATCACATCGACGATGCCAAGTATTGTGGTCACTTGTATGGACTAGGTTCAGGCTCGTCCTATGTCCAGAACGGCACCGGAAATGCCTACGAGGAGGAGGCAAACAAGCAGCAGTCATGA
- the cnot7 gene encoding CCR4-NOT transcription complex subunit 7 isoform X2 has product MPAATVDHSQRICEVWASNLDEEMKRIRQVTRKFSYVAMDTEFPGVVARPIGEFRSNADYQYQLLRCNVDLLKIIQLGLTFMNEKGEYPPGTSTWQFNFKFNLTEDMYAQDSIELLTSSGIQFKKHEDEGIETLYFAELLMTSGVVLCEGVKWLSFHSGYDFGYLIKILSNSKLPEEEVDFFEILRLFFPIIYDVKYLMKSCKNLKKEDSKTYLTKRRCDLQNNQAVCRRWQSSSSWRELDLSIRQGLTHSSPEWLSSR; this is encoded by the exons ATGCCCGCAGCCACTGTGGATCATAGCCAAAGAATATGTGAGGTTTGGGCCAGCAACCTGGATGAGGAGATGAAGAGGATCCGACAGGTTACTCGAAAATTCAGCTATGTTGCAATG GACACAGAGTTTCCAGGTGTTGTTGCAAGACCAATCGGAGAATTTAGAAGCAATGCAGATTACCAGTATCAGCTGCTGCGCTGTAATGTTGACTTGTTGAAGATCATCCAGCTTGGCCTTACATTTATGAACGAGAAGGGCGAATACCCACCAGGAACGTCAACATGGCAGTTCAACTTCAAATTTAACCTCAC GGAAGACATGTATGCACAGGATTCCATTGAGCTGCTCACTTCGTCAGGTATCCAGTTTAAGAAGCATGAGGACGAGGGTATTGAGACACTATACTTTGCTGAGCTGCTTATGACCTCAGGTGTGGTGCTTTGTGAGGGGGTCAAGTGGCTCTCATTCCATAG TGGCTATGACTTTGGGTACCTGATAAAAATTTTGTCCAACTCAAAATTGCCAGAGGAAGAGGTTGACTTCTTCGAGATTCTTCGTTTATTTTTCCCCATCATTTATGATGTGAAATACCTCATGAAGAGCTGTAAGAACTTGAAG AAAGAAGACTCAAAAACATATCTGACAAAAAGACGATGTGATCTGCAAAATAATCA GGCGGTCTGCAGGAGGTGGCAGAGCAGCTCGAGCTGGAGAGAATTGGACCTCAGCATCAGGCAGGGTCTGACTCACTCCTCACCGGAATGGCTTTCTTCAAGATGA